A genomic segment from Myxococcota bacterium encodes:
- a CDS encoding amidohydrolase family protein: MARTVFTGANLIDGLHPARPAQTVVVDGNRIAEVGDDGRVATRPDDRVVALAGRTLMPGMVQCHFHSHFGAFGDGVTAPALGLEAAPPYLSMLAAVNAKTSLDCGFTSAIGSSNAFAIDVSLKEAILMGLIPGPRYLAGSREIVVTGEASDYPNNRNFFMELGCTGLTRAANGADGWRFAAREEVGRGVDVLKIAAGPGHGSSPAVDYMYPSREELRAAVDEVHKRGRKTRAHAPSRTSILECALAGVDIIDHADMLDQECIDAILDAGSVVVPSMLWSKRFLELAESWDHDAQVLPISEGFRETPAQVRARIAAVRRDYEYTREAIPAAAAAGVPMVVGDDFGTPLLPHGDYAAELVLYVKELGVDPLDVIRWATVNGARAMGMGDELGVVAAGRLADLVVVDGDPLADIAVLGDRARILAVLKDGVFERDALGAASAR, from the coding sequence GTGGCACGTACGGTCTTCACCGGCGCCAACCTGATCGACGGCCTGCACCCCGCGCGCCCCGCGCAGACGGTGGTCGTCGACGGCAACCGCATCGCCGAGGTCGGCGACGACGGCCGGGTCGCGACCCGGCCCGACGACCGCGTCGTCGCGCTCGCCGGCCGGACGCTGATGCCCGGCATGGTGCAGTGCCACTTCCACTCGCACTTCGGCGCGTTCGGCGACGGTGTCACGGCGCCGGCGCTCGGGCTCGAGGCCGCCCCGCCCTACCTCTCGATGCTCGCGGCCGTGAACGCGAAGACGTCGCTCGACTGCGGCTTCACGAGCGCGATCGGGTCGAGCAACGCGTTCGCGATCGACGTGAGCCTCAAGGAGGCGATCCTGATGGGGCTGATCCCCGGGCCCCGCTACCTCGCGGGCTCGCGCGAGATCGTCGTGACGGGCGAGGCCTCGGACTACCCGAACAACCGCAACTTCTTCATGGAGCTCGGCTGCACGGGCCTGACGCGCGCCGCGAACGGCGCGGACGGCTGGCGGTTCGCCGCGCGCGAAGAGGTCGGACGCGGCGTCGACGTGCTCAAGATCGCCGCCGGGCCGGGCCACGGCTCGTCGCCGGCGGTCGACTACATGTACCCGTCGCGCGAGGAGCTGCGGGCGGCGGTCGACGAGGTGCACAAACGCGGCCGCAAGACGCGCGCGCACGCGCCGTCGCGCACGTCGATCCTCGAGTGCGCGCTCGCCGGCGTCGACATCATCGACCACGCCGACATGCTCGACCAGGAGTGCATCGACGCGATCCTCGACGCGGGCTCGGTGGTCGTACCGAGCATGCTGTGGTCGAAGCGCTTCCTCGAGCTCGCGGAGAGCTGGGACCACGACGCGCAGGTGCTCCCGATCAGCGAGGGCTTCCGCGAGACGCCCGCGCAGGTCCGCGCGCGCATCGCGGCCGTCCGCCGCGACTACGAGTACACGCGCGAAGCCATCCCGGCCGCGGCAGCAGCGGGCGTTCCGATGGTCGTCGGTGACGACTTCGGGACGCCGCTGCTGCCGCATGGCGACTACGCGGCCGAGCTCGTGCTCTACGTGAAGGAGCTCGGCGTCGACCCGCTCGACGTGATCCGGTGGGCGACGGTGAACGGCGCGCGCGCCATGGGGATGGGCGACGAGCTCGGCGTGGTCGCGGCGGGGCGGCTCGCCGACCTCGTCGTCGTCGACGGCGACCCGCTCGCGGACATCGCGGTCCTCGGCGACCGCGCGCGCATCCTCGCGGTCCTGAAGGACGGCGTCTTCGAGCGCGACGCGCTCGGCGCCGCGTCGGCGCGCTAG
- a CDS encoding cytochrome P450, with translation MVDYHPYSDAIKDDPYPVYRRMRDERPALYLEEYDCWFLSRFEDIWSVNSRYRALDSSRGTTPGQLLIGTEAVNPALTSMDPPAHSKYRGLISPAFKPNAVKALEPVVRERARSLARGLRETGGIDVVRDFAAQVAIRVVCELGGTRFEDKDRMLAWSNAIMEREDGHRGITDAGHQAAREMFSYYFEYVKEMRAQPHRWKGLLGVLLGTDLDGGMSDATIASYLCLALIGGTDTFPKAFASLVCRLRESPDQRRVLAADAAAIPDAFEEALRHTTPTQMLGRTLAQEIELHGETLRPGQKVMFLFASAGRDEREFPEPDRFDIARRRERTIAFGHGPHVCLGMHTARLEARIALEELLAVAPEYELDLARAERLRTEFVQGFTSLPLVARG, from the coding sequence ATGGTCGACTACCACCCGTACTCGGACGCCATCAAGGACGACCCCTACCCGGTGTATCGCCGGATGCGCGACGAGCGGCCCGCCCTCTACCTCGAGGAGTACGACTGCTGGTTCCTGTCGCGGTTCGAGGACATCTGGTCCGTCAACTCGCGCTACCGCGCGCTCGACTCGTCGCGCGGCACGACGCCCGGCCAGCTGCTGATCGGCACCGAGGCGGTGAACCCGGCGCTCACGTCGATGGACCCGCCCGCGCACTCGAAGTACCGCGGCCTGATCAGCCCGGCGTTCAAGCCGAACGCGGTGAAGGCGCTCGAGCCGGTGGTGCGCGAGCGCGCGCGCTCGCTCGCGCGCGGACTGCGCGAGACGGGCGGGATCGACGTCGTGCGCGACTTCGCCGCGCAGGTCGCGATCCGCGTCGTGTGCGAGCTCGGCGGGACGCGCTTCGAGGACAAGGACCGCATGCTCGCGTGGTCGAACGCGATCATGGAGCGCGAGGACGGCCACCGCGGCATCACCGACGCCGGCCACCAGGCCGCGCGCGAGATGTTCTCGTACTACTTCGAGTACGTGAAGGAGATGCGCGCACAGCCCCATCGGTGGAAGGGGCTGCTCGGCGTGCTGCTCGGCACCGACCTCGACGGCGGCATGTCGGACGCGACGATCGCCTCGTACCTGTGCCTCGCGCTGATCGGGGGCACCGACACGTTCCCCAAGGCGTTCGCGAGCCTCGTCTGCCGGCTGCGCGAGAGCCCGGATCAACGCCGCGTGCTCGCTGCCGACGCCGCCGCCATTCCCGACGCGTTCGAGGAGGCGCTGCGGCACACCACGCCGACGCAGATGCTCGGCCGCACCCTCGCGCAGGAGATCGAGCTCCACGGCGAGACGCTCCGGCCCGGGCAGAAGGTGATGTTCCTGTTCGCGTCGGCCGGCCGCGACGAGCGCGAGTTCCCGGAGCCCGACCGCTTCGACATCGCACGCAGGCGCGAGCGCACGATCGCGTTCGGGCACGGCCCGCACGTCTGCCTGGGCATGCACACGGCGCGGCTCGAGGCGCGCATCGCGCTCGAGGAGCTGCTCGCCGTCGCGCCGGAGTACGAGCTCGATCTCGCGCGCGCCGAGCGGCTGCGCACCGAGTTCGTCCAGGGGTTCACGAGCCTTCCGCTGGTCGCACGAGGCTGA